GATCCTGGGGACTCACCTCCTGCACTGGGGACTCTGATCTCGAGCTCTTGTCCCTTGTTTGGCCACAGACGAGCTTGGCAGGCTTGCACCATCCCACCCATCCCCCCACCACCATCACGCAGGGCTTGCAGAAGGGTTTCCCCTCCCATCCCCCCACCACAATCACGCAGGGCTTGCAGAAGGGTTTCCCCTCACCAGCAGTGCCCTCACCCCTTCCTTCCCCGATCCCACACTGCAGGGAGCAGTCGGTGCTGCTGGTGAACCCGTGCCTCGGGGACAAGCTGCTCTATGGGGCCACTGACCAGGTGCTGGAGTCCTACGTGCCACCAGAGGAGGAGCGTGTACAGCCTGTCCAGTGGGTCACAGCCACCAGCgaggagcacagcagaggcATCCGCCTGacagtgcagcacagcaaggTGGGGACAGGGCAGTTCTGGGGGACGGTGTGGGGCAACCCCACTGATGGACTTTGGGAGGGGACCTGTGGGTCAAGTGGACGGCATTGGGTTGGGGCAAGGTCTTgtgttggtcccttccaactcaactcattctgtagttctgtgatctttaaggaacTTTCCAACCCAACTACTGTGTGCTTCTATGATCTTTATGGGctctcccaacccaaccatcccatgggTTTatcatctttaaggtccttcccaacccagcccaacccaacccaaccatcccatggctccgtgatctttaaggtccttcccaacccaacccattccatgattctatgctctctaaggacccttccaaccccccattctacgattccatgGGTCTGACTCCTCCCCGTTGCCCATAGGCCTTGAAGCAGGTGACCTGGCACGGGAAGGGCGATTACTTCGCCACCGTCGTGGCCGACAACAGCAACATGCAAGTGCTGATCCACCAGACCAGCAAGCGCTGGAGCCAGAACCCCTTCCGCAAGAGCAAAGGGTTGGTGCAGTGCGTCCTCTTCCACCCCATCCGGCCCTATTTCTTCGTGGCCACGCAGCGCTACGTCCGCGTCTACAACCTCCTCAAGCAGGAGCTCACCAAAAAGCTGATGGCCAACTGCAAGTGGGTGTCCAGCATGGCCATCCA
This genomic window from Meleagris gallopavo isolate NT-WF06-2002-E0010 breed Aviagen turkey brand Nicholas breeding stock unplaced genomic scaffold, Turkey_5.1 ChrUn_random_7180001950472, whole genome shotgun sequence contains:
- the LOC104916888 gene encoding ribosome biogenesis protein bop1-like; protein product: MKTLPVGGVVKSIAWNPNPTVCLVAVCVEQSVLLVNPCLGDKLLYGATDQVLESYVPPEEERVQPVQWVTATSEEHSRGIRLTVQHSKALKQVTWHGKGDYFATVVADNSNMQVLIHQTSKRWSQNPFRKSKGLVQCVLFHPIRPYFFVATQRYVRVYNLLKQELTKKLMANCKWVSSMAIHPAGDNVICGSYDSKLAWFDLDLSTRPYQLLR